The region ATCTTCGGGGTTCTCGGGCCCAACGGCGCGGGGAAGACGACCATGATCAGGATCCTCTCGACCCTCCTCCTTCCCAGCGGGGGTTCGGCGAAGGTCATGGGTTTCGACGTGGAGCACGAGCCCGAAAAGGTCAGGCATGTGATCAACATGGCCAGCGGGGCCGAAAAGGCGGGCTACGACTTCATCAGCGCAAAGAAGAACCTCTGGTTCTTCTCGCAATTGTACGGCATCGAGTCGGAACTGGCTGAGAAACGGATAACGGACCTCTCCGAAATGCTTGGACTGACGAAGTACCTCGACAGGAAGTTCTACGCGCTGTCCACTGGCTACAGGCAGCGGGCGACCATAGCCCGGGCTTTCGTCAACGACCCCAAGGTCGTTTTCCTCGACGAACCGACTATCGGGCTGGACGTGATGACGGCGAGGAGCATCAGAGAGTTCCTGAAGAGAGAAGCGAGCCAAAACGGAAGGACGATAATACTGGCGACGCACAACATGGCCGAAGTCGATGCCATATGCGACCGCGTCGCGATAATCGACAAAGGCAAGGTCATCGCTGAAGGCTCCCCCGAGGAGCTCAAGAGGTCCCTCGGCGTCCCGGCTCTGGTGATGGAGGTGTCTCCCCCGCACCCGTCCTTCGAGATGCTCACCCGGGTCGCAGGGGTGAAGGGGTTCACCTCGGCCACGGACGAAGAGAGAGGGCTGTCGACGGTGCAGGTGGTGGTCGAAGACGACGTGGCCGCGAGGAGGGCGGAGGAGGCCGTGGAGTCGGTCGGCCACGAGGTAGTGGCGTCCTGGAGGAAGGCGGCCACCCTCGAGGAGGTCTTCGTCGCCCTGGTGGGCCGTGGCTTCAAGGAAAGGGAAGAGCAGGATGGAGCCTAGGCCCTGGCTCAGGACCATGAGGGCGAGGGCCCTGGTCAGGCTCTGGAGCATATTCGGAGAGCCTCTGTGGATCGTCGTGAGCATGGGGTTCCCCGTCCTTTCTTCCCTGGCCCTTTCCCTGCTCTATTACAGCATCGGGGCGGCGAACTATATCGGGTTCGCGGTGCTGGGAGGCGTCATGGTCTCCTTCTGGGGGAACGTCCTCTGGTCCATGGCGAGCCAGTTCAACTGGGACAAGCAGGAAGGGCTCTTCGAGATCTACCTCACGTCCCCCGCTTCCATAACTGCCATCCTGATTGGGATGTCGGTGGGCGGGATAATCGGGACGGTGCCTTCTGCCATCATCGTCACGGCCCTAGGCTGGTTCCTGTTCCACCCGGTCATCGCAGCTTCGTGGGGGGCGGTGGCCCTGACCTTCGCGCTGACCCTGGCTTCGCTCTACGCCATGGGCATGACCCTTTCGTCCCTCTACCTTACCTATGGCCGCGAAGCAGAGTCGATGAACGAGGTCCTCCAGGAACCGGTGTCGATGCTTTCAGGCATTTACTTCCCGTCAATCGGGCCGGCGTCGCGCTTTCCCTTCGCAATCCAAGCCCTTGCGTCGCTGATACCCTTGACCATCGGGATGAACGCTCTGAGGCTGACCCTCTTCCCGCCGGGGGTCGGGATCGAAGGCGTCTGGCCAAGCCTGGTGGCGCTTGCCGTCATGGCTGTAGTCTTCCTTGGGATTTCGAACTTCGCCCTGAAGATGCTTGAGAACATGGGTAGGAGGGACGGGACCATAGCGGTGCGAATCAGATGACCAACCTGCGCTCGCTCTACGCCGCTACCTGGATGGGCCTTCAGCACGACCTAGCCTGGACGACCCCGGTCCTTTCGCTTGCACTTAGGACGGTCGCACCCTTCGCGTCGGCCATCACAGTGTCGATCATCTACTGGTTCGGCTCGACCGCGGGGGGGACGAACTTCACTACGTTCGACCCCCAGAGGCTGGCTTTCGTCCTCGTGGGTTCGACGCTTTACGCCCACGTTGCTTCCTATGCCTGGGTGCCCACCATCGCCATCGCCGAGGGGAAGAACCTGGCGGTGTTTCCGCACATCTATCTGACGGCAAGGTCGACGGCCGTCTACGTAGCTGGGAGGGCGGTCTCCGCATTCATGATCTCGACGGTCACCTCCCTGGCGGCACTGGCTGTGGCATACTATGTCCTGGGCTCGTTCCTCAACACCTCGATGCCCATCGTGATTACTCCCGCCTCCGCCTTCCTGCTCGGGGTAGCGCTCATCGCGAACATCCCCGCTGCGCTGGGCCTGGGATACTTCCTCGGAGCCTACTCCCTCTACGCGAGCAAGTTCGAATGGTCGCTTCCGGGGTATGTGGCCGGGCTCCTCATGGTCTTCTCCGGGGCCCTCTTCCCCCCGACAATCCTTCCATGGCCCATCTCCGCAGGGGCGACCTACCTTCCCTTCACGCAGTTCATAGCTGCGGCCAGGGTCGCCATAGTGCCGAGCCTGCCGGGAAACTACCTCTACGCGCTCTTCCTCTGCGTCGTAGGAGGGTTCCTGCTCCTTGGGGTCAGTCTATGGGTCTACTTCCTGGCCGAGAAGAAAGCACGCAAGGACGGCGTAATCGACAGACGGCTAGCCTAGAATCCTTCCCTTCTCCAGTTGTTTGATCGCAGCGCGGGGTCTCAGTACATGAGTCAGAGAGTCACTCGAGGACTTTGGACATGTACGGACCTTCCCTCGCGTACCCCAGTCGTCGGTAGTAGTTCCTTGTCCCCACGGCGCTCGTCACCACGACCCTCCTGGCACCAAAGTCCTCTCTGACCGTCTTCTCTGCCGCCTCGAGCAGGGCACCCCCCAGGCCCTTGTGCTGCCACGCTCCTGGATCCTTTCCGCCCACCGCAACTGCCCTTCCGTAGACTCTGAGCTCTCGTACGAAGGCCGCCCCGTGCGCCTCGGGCCTGTGGGCTCGGTCTGAGGGGAGTCGGAGCCTGACAAAGCCCGCGATGCGACCCCTCTTCACATACTCGAACGAGCCGAAAACCTCTATGCCTTCCGATGCCTTGAACCTTAGCTCCGAGTACCTCAACTCATCCTCGGCATCGAGGGACTGGGGCGAACCGAGGGCGACCTCCCTGCACCTTATGCAACCGCAGCGGAAGCCCTTCTCCCGAGCCCTGGCGAGGACGAGCTCGCGCAAGTTTCCGTTCTTCACTCCGCCTGAGATCTCGTCGGAAGGGATTTCCCTTTGGATCCTCATTATCCTGTGCCAGGGAGGGACGAAGCGCTTCATCTCGCTTAGGAGCTCAACTACTGTCTCAAGGTCGTACGGGCTGTAGAGCCCTGCCTCGAACTGTCGAGCCAGGGCGGTCCCAGGAACGACGAGGGTGGGGTAGAGCTTCGTCATGTCGGGTCGGAGGTCCTCCCTATCGAAGAGCGCCCGGAGGTCCTCAAGGTCATGTTGGGGAGTTGCCCCTGGAAGCCCGGGCATCATGTGGGCGGTGATCTTCAGCCCCGCGTCCCGCGCCACCCTGAAGGCGTCCACCGCGTCGCGGACGCTGTGACCGCGGTTGGACAGGGCGAGCGTTTCGTCCCTGAGGCTCTGGACCCCTATCTCGAGGCGCGTTATTCCGTAGAGAAGCATAAGGTCGACGTCCAAGGGCCGGCACCAGTCGGGCTTCGACTCCAGGGTCAACCCGACGCATCGGTTCGCTGCGGACTCGTTGGTTTCCTGTGCCGCCTCAAGGGAGGTGGAAGGGACCCCGTTGAGCCCATCGTAGACCCCCTTTACGAATGTGAGCTGGTACTCGGATGGGTCCGCGATGAAGGTGCCGCCTTCGATTATCGTTTCGACCTTGCTCGTCTCGTGGCCGTTGGCCTTGTATTTGGCGAGGCTGCTCTGGACCTGGAGGCACGGGTCGAAGCCGAATGAGAGGGCTGTTTTCATCCCAGGGCTGTGGGGGAGGTAGCTCTGGGGAGTCCCGAAGCGGGGACCCCCGGGACAGAACACGCAGGTTCCATGGGGGCAGGAGAAGGGCGCGGTGAAGGCTGTCACGACGACTATGCCCGAGGCGCTCCTCCGGGGATGAACTGTGAGCATCTGTTCGAACAGGTCTTGGTTACTTGCAGGCAGAGCCGTTATGATCTCGGAGTTCGAGACGTACCTGTCAAGGGAGAATTCCTTGGCCGCTCGTTTCTTCAACTTCTCGAGGGCAGCTCTGGTCGGAACCCTGCCTTCGCTAACCTCGGCGGCGAGGAAGGCAACCGCAGTACCTAGGCGTTCGAGAGAGCTATCGGTCACCGGCGCATCCAGTTCTGTCCTGGTTTGCGCTTGAGAGTAAAGCGTTTCTCGTAGGTACGCTTGTTCCTTACCTTTGGTATCTTGCTTCGCTTCGGCTTGGCTTCCAGTTTCGGAGTCTGACTTCGGACTGTAGGCCATCTTTGTGATGTTTACCCGCCTTTGTCAGGCTACCGTGAGTTGGCGTTTCTTTTTACCTCCTTTCTTGTTCAAGCGACGAAGTTGAGTATATAATTGTAGCTCCTTCGAATTGAATCTTCTATCGCGAGACCTCAAGTGTGTCAGCCTACTTTGGCAGTACGCAATCATCACATCTGCCCGATGCCGTTTGATTATCAGATAAGGACGGAGAGCCTCCAAGAGCCGGAGTATGTTTCGGGTCCCTGTGATGCTGAGGACGTAGGTGTCTTTATGGTTCCAGAGTTCCTGCCTTCGTTTCACGAGTCCTCCCCCCAGCCAACTCCGCAGGGTACGGATTGCGCGATAGTCAGTATTCGTGAAGTACACCGTCGGGTGAAGCGCGAGCTTGTACTCTCTGGCCTGGCGAAAGGTTTTCGTGATCTGAATCCCTCCTTCTCCATCGAGGAATGCGGCTACGTAGCCCAATTGGGCCACTGTCAGCCTTTCAGGCGAGATTGTGGCGTTCTTGAGCCCGAATTTCCTCGGATGCTTCCCCGACCTGTCGCCGGAGAGACGTCTTAGCGAATCGAAGCTCGCGCCGCACAATTTACAGGGGAATGTGTTCTGATCCTGTCGCCCTCCTGCACTTGAGAAAGCCAACTTGACGGATTTCGAGGCTGGAATTAAGCACCAAGGTGGACAACTCCTTGGCTGCCGAAGTCTGCACAAAACCATTTAATCCACTGAGAGGCGGGTAGACCGAACTCTGTTGGCGTCAGCCATCCCGGAAGATAGTCCCTCGATTGAGGCGATCAGGGAGAAGTCCATAGCCGCGGCCGAGGAGGCTATTCGGAAGTCTGGCTCCCGGCCCGACCTGCACCTCGTGCAGGCTATCCAGGCTCTCGACGACACTGACAAGTTCCTCAACATCACCGCGACCAGGGCGGCGGAGTGGTACGGTCTTCATTTCCCGGAGCTCACCCAGATGCTCCAAGACAACGTGGCGCTTTGCAAGATGATAGTCGCCTCCGGACGGAGGGACGGGTTCACCCAGGAATCCCTCCAGGGAAGGGGATTCACAGAGAAGAAGGTGGAGGCAATCCTCACCGCGAAGGAGAGGTCCAAGGGAGGGGAGATCAGCGACCAGGACATGGCGAGGGTCAAGGCGCTCGCGTCTCTGGCCGTCGAGCTGAGCGGCGAGAGGGACAAGCTCAACGAATACGTCGAAAGCGCTATGAAGAAGATCTCCCCGAACGTCTCAGCGATAGCAGGCTCCACCATCGGGGCGAGGCTGATGGCAAAGGCGGGAGGACTGGACAGGCTGGCCGTCCTGCCAGCGAGCACCATTCAGATCCTGGGCGCGGAGAAGGCCCTCTTCAGGGCCTTGAGGACTGGAGCCCGGCCACCGAAGCACGGGATACTCTTCCAGCACCAGGAAGTCCACACTGCCCCGAAGTGGCAGCGCGGGAAGATCGCGAGGACGATCGCGAACAAGATAGCGATAGCGGCGAGGGTCGATTACTACAGGGGGAGCGAGGAGGCCTCTCTGAAGCCTGGCCTTGACAAGCGCATCGAGAACATCAAGGAGAAGTACAAGGAGCCTCCATCGCACACCCACGAGTGGAAGGAGCGCCCGAGGAGAGCGGACAAGTTCCAGAGGCGTCAGAAGTTCCGCCGGCGATGACCGCGATCAGACGAGAGGACCGGAAGGGGAGGACATTCCTCCTGACGAGGAACCTTGCCAAGGGCTACCGGGTATACAACGAAGAGCTTCAGATGAAGGACGGAGAAGAATACAGAACCTGGGACCCGTTCAGAAGCAAGCTGGCCGCAGCCATCCTCAAGGGGCTCCCCGAAGACGTAATCAGGGAAGGCGACCGCGTCCTGTACCTCGGAACGTCCACCGGGACGACCCCCTCGCATGTCTCGGACATCATAGGCGAGAAGGGGCTTCTCATCGGGGTCGAGTTCGCGCCGAGGGTCGCCCGAGAGTTCGTCGAAAACGTGGCCCGGCAGAGGAAGAACGTGATACCCTACGTGGCAGACGCGAGAGACCCCTCGAAGTACAACATTTCAA is a window of Nitrososphaerota archaeon DNA encoding:
- a CDS encoding ABC transporter ATP-binding protein, with the protein product IFGVLGPNGAGKTTMIRILSTLLLPSGGSAKVMGFDVEHEPEKVRHVINMASGAEKAGYDFISAKKNLWFFSQLYGIESELAEKRITDLSEMLGLTKYLDRKFYALSTGYRQRATIARAFVNDPKVVFLDEPTIGLDVMTARSIREFLKREASQNGRTIILATHNMAEVDAICDRVAIIDKGKVIAEGSPEELKRSLGVPALVMEVSPPHPSFEMLTRVAGVKGFTSATDEERGLSTVQVVVEDDVAARRAEEAVESVGHEVVASWRKAATLEEVFVALVGRGFKEREEQDGA
- a CDS encoding ABC transporter permease, whose protein sequence is MEPRPWLRTMRARALVRLWSIFGEPLWIVVSMGFPVLSSLALSLLYYSIGAANYIGFAVLGGVMVSFWGNVLWSMASQFNWDKQEGLFEIYLTSPASITAILIGMSVGGIIGTVPSAIIVTALGWFLFHPVIAASWGAVALTFALTLASLYAMGMTLSSLYLTYGREAESMNEVLQEPVSMLSGIYFPSIGPASRFPFAIQALASLIPLTIGMNALRLTLFPPGVGIEGVWPSLVALAVMAVVFLGISNFALKMLENMGRRDGTIAVRIR
- a CDS encoding ABC transporter permease, with the protein product MTNLRSLYAATWMGLQHDLAWTTPVLSLALRTVAPFASAITVSIIYWFGSTAGGTNFTTFDPQRLAFVLVGSTLYAHVASYAWVPTIAIAEGKNLAVFPHIYLTARSTAVYVAGRAVSAFMISTVTSLAALAVAYYVLGSFLNTSMPIVITPASAFLLGVALIANIPAALGLGYFLGAYSLYASKFEWSLPGYVAGLLMVFSGALFPPTILPWPISAGATYLPFTQFIAAARVAIVPSLPGNYLYALFLCVVGGFLLLGVSLWVYFLAEKKARKDGVIDRRLA
- a CDS encoding tRNA uridine(34) 5-carboxymethylaminomethyl modification radical SAM/GNAT enzyme Elp3, with product MTDSSLERLGTAVAFLAAEVSEGRVPTRAALEKLKKRAAKEFSLDRYVSNSEIITALPASNQDLFEQMLTVHPRRSASGIVVVTAFTAPFSCPHGTCVFCPGGPRFGTPQSYLPHSPGMKTALSFGFDPCLQVQSSLAKYKANGHETSKVETIIEGGTFIADPSEYQLTFVKGVYDGLNGVPSTSLEAAQETNESAANRCVGLTLESKPDWCRPLDVDLMLLYGITRLEIGVQSLRDETLALSNRGHSVRDAVDAFRVARDAGLKITAHMMPGLPGATPQHDLEDLRALFDREDLRPDMTKLYPTLVVPGTALARQFEAGLYSPYDLETVVELLSEMKRFVPPWHRIMRIQREIPSDEISGGVKNGNLRELVLARAREKGFRCGCIRCREVALGSPQSLDAEDELRYSELRFKASEGIEVFGSFEYVKRGRIAGFVRLRLPSDRAHRPEAHGAAFVRELRVYGRAVAVGGKDPGAWQHKGLGGALLEAAEKTVREDFGARRVVVTSAVGTRNYYRRLGYAREGPYMSKVLE
- a CDS encoding C/D box methylation guide ribonucleoprotein complex aNOP56 subunit (functions along with aFIB and aL7a; guides 2'-O-methylation of ribose to specific sites in RNAs); this translates as MASAIPEDSPSIEAIREKSIAAAEEAIRKSGSRPDLHLVQAIQALDDTDKFLNITATRAAEWYGLHFPELTQMLQDNVALCKMIVASGRRDGFTQESLQGRGFTEKKVEAILTAKERSKGGEISDQDMARVKALASLAVELSGERDKLNEYVESAMKKISPNVSAIAGSTIGARLMAKAGGLDRLAVLPASTIQILGAEKALFRALRTGARPPKHGILFQHQEVHTAPKWQRGKIARTIANKIAIAARVDYYRGSEEASLKPGLDKRIENIKEKYKEPPSHTHEWKERPRRADKFQRRQKFRRR
- a CDS encoding fibrillarin-like rRNA/tRNA 2'-O-methyltransferase; the protein is MTAIRREDRKGRTFLLTRNLAKGYRVYNEELQMKDGEEYRTWDPFRSKLAAAILKGLPEDVIREGDRVLYLGTSTGTTPSHVSDIIGEKGLLIGVEFAPRVAREFVENVARQRKNVIPYVADARDPSKYNISKVDVVYCDIAQPDQTEIAMENCRQMLREGGKLLLVVKARSIDVLKEPAKVFGEEKTRLEDGGFRILSIIELSPFEKDHALIYATN